The sequence below is a genomic window from Rudanella lutea DSM 19387.
GACTTTTTACAAGTTCGATTAGATCGGTTTGTCGGTTGATGGATAAATAGATAAACGCACTAACCCGCTCGCTGTTACGTTTCCTTGGCATGTCGTCGTTGTTCTTCTGGAAAGAGTGGAGCCGTACCTACCGGCTTCCGTACCTCAATAGCTTATTTTTTCTCTCTCTTAGCCTTATTTTGTTCGGCGTGGCCTGGTATCGGGGTGTGGCCAACGTGGTACAGTGGGATGTCCTGAGCGAACTGATCGACCTCCCCACCACCATCCGTACCCTGACCGATGGCTTGTTTGACTATAATGTACCGGGAAAAGCCTATGCCGTGTCGGAGCAGTTTGTGGCCTCGGTGATGCAGGTCCACCCCTGGATGGCGACTACCCTGCTGGGGGCCTTGCTGATCGGTTTTGCGGGCGTACTCAGTGCTGCTACCCGCCTGAGCCGTGTTCCGTTTCTGGCCATTATGACGGCCTTCATTCTGGTACTGGCCGTGTGCCGATTCGAGACGCTCGAAATCCCGGGGCTGGATGGGCAATATGTATTTGGTATTCTGGCGTTTGTGTTGGGCTCGGTAGCCTACTACTTCCACGCGTTCCGGACCGATATTCCGATGCCCGCTCGGTTTGGGGTGTTTGGCCTGTTGCTGATCGGCCTGTTTTTCGGATTGGGTGCTCTTTCGCCCGTACCCCACCCGGCCCTCACGGCGGTGAGTTATGGTATGCCCGCGTTCATGCTTGTGAGCGTAGGGTTTATTCTGTTTATCGCCTTCGAAATAATTGCGGGACTGGTCTGGGTAACGTCGGCCAATCTGGCGCCTGCCGTTGGTAACCCTGAGACCCGGCGGACATTTGGCTTGCGCAATTTTGTCCTGCTCACGAGCCTTTATTTAGTCAACCTGTTGTTGGTGTGGCTCCAAAATACCAAAACCCTGGAGCTGGGCTGGCTCACGGTGAGTCCGTTTCTGATTTACGTGACCTCGCTGCTGCTGGGGGTCTGGGGCTACCGGCGGCAGGTCGAACAACAGGAAGATGTGCCGTTTGCCGAGTCGGGCGCGTTTTTGTACGCGGGGCTGGGGCTTATCGCTACGTCGACCATTGCGTATGCCTTCGCCACCGCCAACGACCCGGTCGTTGAGATGTTCGAAGACGCCATCGTGTACAGTCATTTGGCTATGGGAACGGCGTTTGTGCTGTATGTGCTGTACAATTTCCGACAGCTGTTTGCCAAAGGACTGGCCGTGCACCGGGTGTTGTACAAACCCAAACAAGCGGGCCTGACCGTGTTTCGGCTGGGTGGACTGGTGGTGTTTGGAGCGTTGCTGGGCGGGGCGAATCTGTTTCCGGTTCGGCAGGCGATCACGGGATACTACAACGGGCTGGGCGACTTATACGCGGCTTCGGGGCAGTTGACCTCGGCACAGGCGTTTTACCAGCTGGGGGTTGAGCAAGAGTTTCAGAACCACAAATCGAACTACGCTCTGGCTTCGCTGGCCCTGCGTAACAACGAACCTGGCAAAGCCGCGTTTTTCTTCAATCAGGCGTTGCTCAAACAGCCCAGTCCGCAGGCGTTTGCCGCTCTAAGCAGCACCTATCAGCAAACAAACCTGTTTTTTGAAGCTATCAAAGCCTTACAACGCGGGCTGGGTCAGTTTCCGAAAAGTGGGGAGTTGCAGAATAACCTGGGCTACCTCTACAGCCGCACCAGCATTGCCGACTCAGCGTATTACTACTTTCAGACGGCGGTAGCCAACACCAGTCGCAACGAAGTGCCCGAGGCCAATCTGCTGGGCCTCTACGCCCGCAACCCGCAGGTGCTGGCAACCGACTCAACGCTGGCTCGGCAAACCGACCGGTATACATACGAATCGTACGAAGCCAATGCACTGGCCATCAAGCTGGTGGCCCGTCGCGACACGGCCGGGCTAGCCCCGCCAACCTGGTTGGCCGACGAGCCGCCCGTAGCCGACAGCCTGTTGCTGACCGAAGGCCCCGCCGGGCTTAGCGTAGGCCGATTTGCCAGTTTGTACAACTACGCGCTCGCGTCGGCCCGGCCCGACTCCCTCCTGCTCCAAACCCTGCAACAACGTGGTCGTCAGGTATCCAACCAGGACTTTGCCGACGATCTGCTGCTGGCGCAGGCCATGGTAGCTTACCGAAGCGGGCGGCCCGCCGATACGTTTACGCTGTTGAGTCAGCTGGCCGATGGGAGCCCCCGCACGGCCGAAGGTTACCGCACAGCGCTGGGGCTGTTGCTGATGGACAGCGGCCTGTACCCTAAAGCAAACCAGATGCTGGAGTTGAATACCGACACCCTTTCGATGTACTACCGGGCGCTGACGCTCACCAAAATGGGTGATCTCGTAGCGGCCCAATCGCTTTGGGAAACGGCCGGCCGCAACGATGCCGGGGTTGCCGGGCTAAAGCAGATTCTGTATCAGGAGCGGCCACCGGTGTCGGACCTCGAAAAAGCGTTTTACGTCAGCTACCGCACCGACGACCCCAACCGGGGCCGCTATTGGGAAACCATTCGGAATACCGACCTCAAAACGGTATCGGGAGCAACATTGATTGAAGAATATCTGGCTACGCGTCAGCCATTTTACGCCCAGATGATTCTGAGCCAGATGGGAAAACCGGAGCAACTGAGTCCGTTTGCGCTCTCGCTCGAAAACCTGAGTGCTTTGCGCATCACGGTGTTTCGCAACAAGCTACCCGCTGCCGACTCGATGAGTCGCGGATTTTTTGCCCTACCCCATCAGGCCGAGCGGCAGTTTTTGCTGGGTACCGTGCTGGCGCGTAACCAGAAAACGACGGAAGCTGATCGGGCCTTTGCCGAGGCTCTTAGGCTGGCCCCGCTCGATGCCCAAATCGCGACGGGGGCGGCCCGGTTCTGGCAGCAACAAAAGCAAACCGGCCGGGCGTACCGGGCGGTGGTGGGCGTATTGGATTACAACGCCCGCGAGCCCGAACTCTGGAAAACGTACATCAGTTTGTGCCTCGATCAGCGCCTGACCGACTATGCCGAAGATGCCCTGCCGCAGTTGCAAGGCGCTACCTCTCCTGCCGATTATCAGGCTTTTCTGGCAGACTATCAGCAAAAACTGACGTCAATCGAAAAGCAGCGTCAGGCGTTTTAAGAAAAATGTAGTTTTGGTGACGCAAACCGTACCGACCGCAAGCTACCGTTTGCCGTTTGGCTACCCGACAATCTGTAAACACAAACCGGCATCTTAATCCCCCGACTGCATTCCGAATGAATATCATCGAAACCCGCAATATTGCCAAGCGTTACGTGATGGGCTCAGAGGTCATCGAAGCCCTCAAATCGGTCACGATTGATGTGAAAAAAGGTGAGTACGTAGCCTTCATGGGACCGTCGGGCTCCGGCAAATCCACCCTGATGAATATTGTGGGTTGCTTAGATACCCCAACCTCAGGCTCGTATGTGCTCAACGGGAAAGATGTGAGCAATATGAGCGAGAACGAGTTGGCCGAGGTGCGGAATCAGGAAATCGGGTTTGTGTTCCAGACGTTCAACCTCTTGCCCCGCCAAACCTCGCTCGAAAACGTGGCTCTACCGCTTATTTACGCGGGTTATACCAAGTCGCAGCGAATCGAAAAGGCGATGCTGGCTTTGAAAAACGTAGGCCTCGAAAACCGGGCGGGGCACCGACCCAATGAACTCTCGGGCGGGCAGCGGCAACGGGTTGCTGTGGCGCGGGCACTGGTCAACGACCCCAGTATTTTGCTGGCCGACGAACCAACGGGTAACCTCGACACCAAAACGTCGTACGAGATCATGGACTTGTTCGATCAGATTCACAGCAAGGGCAATACCGTAATCATGGTAACGCACGAAGAAGACATTGCTGAATACGCCCACCGGATTGTGCGGCTCCGCGATGGTCTAGTCGAAAGCGATCGTGCCAACGAACATGTCCGTAAGGCCCGTTCGTTTATGGGAGCCTGACCCGGCGCGCCGGTTTTGGTGCAAGACCCAGCAGCCTAAAATCTGTGTGGCTAATCTGTACGTAGATAATTCAGTACTGAACAAATGTCCAGTACTGCACGTGGATCACACAAAAGGGTAGGCCGAATGGTTACCCAAAAGCCCGGCCCGGCCGCTGCTGACAAACTATGCATCGCCAAACAATAGCAAAATCGATTCGTACCGGCCTCGGCATTTCGGCCCGTAGCCTTTCGACCCTACTGCGGCTTTGCGCCGTATGGGTTCTCTTTTCGTATACTACTATGGAACCTTCGGCCCCTCATACCTTCTCGATACTGTCGCTCGGCGACTCGTACACCATTGGCGAGAGTGTTGCCCCAAAAGACCGCTGGAGCGTGCAGTTGGCCGGGATGCTCCGTAATCAGGGCGTTGATGTGGCCGATCCCGACATTATTGCCCGCACGGGCTGGACAACCGATGAACTTCAGGCCGCTATCCGGGCATCGGGTAATACCAAAACATACGATTACGTGTCCCTGCTGATCGGAGTAAACAATCAGTATCGGGGGCAGAGTCTGGAAAAGTATCGGACGGAGTTTCGGCAACTACTCCAAACCGCCATGACGTTTGCCAAGGGGAATCCGGGACGTGTGTTTGTCTTGTCGATTCCTGACTGGGGCCGCTCGGCTTTCGCCCGGGGCCGCGACCGGGAGCAGATCGCCCGAGAAATTGACGCGTTCAATGCTGTGGCCAAAGACGAGTGTAGCAAAGTCGGGATCGTATTTATCGACATCACGCCCGTTTCGCGCGCGGCCGAGGGCGACGCGAGTCAGTTTGCCGATGATGGCCTGCATTATTCCGGCAAGCACATGAAAGGGTGGGCCGAACTGGCATTGCCCGTTGTGAAGAGCCTGAAATAGAGTTTTTAGTTTTTGGTTTTTGGCGGCCGGCGCTCCGGTTTCGGGTTCAGCCGGTAACCGGAACAACAAACCGGAACGCCGGCCGCCAAAAACCAAAAACGATAAACAATAAACTATTCTTCACTGCCGAATAAGCCGATAAACCGGATAACTCAGCGCAACAAAAAGCAGGGCGTACATGCTGCCGGTAGGGTCGCCGAAGACCGCCCCCACCAGAAACAGAATCGAAACCACGAGCAGAGTCCAGGTGCTGAAGGGGTAGCCCCACGCTTTAACCGGCCGAGACAGCTCAGGCTCGGTTTTTCGCAGGCGAATGAGCGACGCAAACCCGGCCGCGTAACACGTCACGAAGAAAAACGTGGCAATGTCCGACAGCTTGGCGTAGGTATTGGTCAGAATCATCAGCACCGACATTGCGGCCGTCAGAATCATCGCCAAACCCGGTGTACCGCCCGCATTGACCGACACAAAGGACTTGAAAAACAGGCCGTCGCGTGCCATTGCAAAAATGACCCGTGGGTTAAACATGATCTGGGCGTTGATAATCCCCATGATCGAAATCATCAGCAAAAACGTCACAACCTGCGCACTACCCGGCCCGAACAACAGTTGAATAGCATCGGCTGCGGGCAGTTTCGAGTTGGCTAATTGCTCCATCGGGAGTACGTGCAACAGGGCGAGATTGACCAGCAAATAGATACCGATAATGAGCAACACCCCGCTGATCATAGACCGGGGCAGGTTTTGGTTAGGGTTTACGTCTTCTTCGGCAAAATACGCAGCCGTATGCCAGCCGTCGTACGTGTAAAAAACGGCTTGTAGGGCCGCGAGTAACCCTACCCAAACGCCTTGTTGCGCCAGCGGTTGCACGGTTACTGGCCCGGCGACGCCGGCACTCTCGGGCGTGAAGGCAAAGCAGGCTACCACAAACAAGAGCAGGCCAACTGCCTTGAAAAAGCTCATAATCTCCTGCGCCCGGCTGGCCACGCCCACGCCAATCCAGTGAAAGCCGACAAACAATGCGAGAATCCCGATGGCTACCGGCTTGAGCGAACCCGCCAGGCTCGGCACCAGCAGGCCGATGTACTCGCTCATGACTGAAGCCCCAAACGCCATCGCCGAAATACTCCCCAACCAACTGCTAATGCCAATCACAAACCCAACATAATCGCCAAAGGCCCGGCGGGCATACACATACCAGGCCCCGGCTTTGGGCAGCATAGTGCCCAGCTCGATGACCGATAGCGACCCCACCAGCGCGTACACGCCAACGAGTAGCCAAACGGCAATAATGAGCGTTGGGTCGCCTAGTTGCTGTGCAATGGGGCCGGGTTTGCGTAAAATACCGGTGCCAATGGTGCCGCCGATGGTCACGGCGATACCGAAGCCAACACCCAGCAGTTTAAGAAGAGAAGTCCGTTTGGTCATGAAAAGGGCAGGAGGTAAAGGTTTCTGGTTTGTAGTTTTTGGTTTTTAGTCCGTTGACTTTGAGTTTTTTAGGGCGTTTAGGGGGCAGTTCAGTACTGGACATTAGATGTTGGACATTAGACGTTAGACCTGCCTACAGAATGGTAGTAGGTCTAATGTCTAATGTCTGAAGTCCGAGTGTCCAGTACTGAAGCTAAAAACCATAAACCACAAACTAATTAAGGCTTGAGCACCACTTTCATCAGCCCTTTTTCGTGGCTGTAGAGTCGGTCGAACCAGGCCGCGCCCTCGCTCAGGGGAACTTCGGCGCTCAGAATAGCCCCCACATCAATCTTACCCGATGAGATAAGGGCCAGCGAGGCTTCGTATTCACCGTTGATGGCGCACGAACCCTGTAAGCGCAACTGTTCGGTTACAATTTTCTGCATCGGAATCTCAACCGTTGGGGTCAGGTTGCCTACCAGCGTAATGGTAGCCCCTTTCCGAACACAGGCAATGGCGGTGTTGATGGTGGCATTGGCCCCGACCACCTCAAAGGCCACGTCGGCCCCGCGCCCGTGTGTGAGTTGTTTTACCCTGGCGGCCAGGTCGGTTTCGGTACGGGCGTTGAACGTATGGGTAGCCCCAAGCTTGAGCGCCAGCGCCAGCCGGTCGTCGTCGAGGTCAATAGCGATGATGGGCGCTGCACCGGCCAGTTTGAGGGCCTGAATCACAAATAAACCAATCATACCCGCACCTACCACCACGGCAGAGTCGTTCAGTTGCAAAGGCGTAAGGCTGAGCGCGTGCAGGGCTACCGCCACCGGTTCTACCATGGCTGCCTGCGTAAACGTGACGTTGTCGGGAATGCGGTACATGATGTGTTGCGGCACCGTCACGAACTCGGCGAAGGCTCCATGCCGCCGGAAGTTCGGCGTTGATACGCCCACTACTTCGCGGTCGTCGCTGAGGTTGTACATACCCCGTCGGCTGTACCAGTCATCCAGCTTGTACACCGTTGAGTCGAACGTAACCCGGTCGCCCACGGCCCATTCGTGGACATCAGGGCCCAGTTCAGCAATAATGCCCGAAGCTTCATGCCCCATGATAATCGGGGGCATGCGCCGGCCGCTGCTGCCGTCCATCCCATGCACGTCGGAGCCGCAGATACCCACGGCCTGTACCCGAATCAACACCTCGCCCGGTCCGGGTTTGGGTACGGGCATTTCCTGATAATCGAGTTGCTTGTATTGGTTTAAAACGAGTGCTTTCATGGCTAAGGGGGAAAAGTGAAAGAGCGAAAGAGCGTTTCACTCTTTCACTCTTTCGCTCATTGGTTTCTGGTATATAAAAATGAATGCTTCTTTCGGGACTTGCCCAAACTCACCGGCGGTCAGGTGCGGATTTATTTCGTAGGTCACTACCTCGTCCATCTCATTGGGGTTTTCGCCGAACAACTCGCGCGCCAGGGCCGGGGTGTACTGCTTTTTTACCCAGATGAGCCGCTGCTCAGGCGTTTTACCCCAGGCTTTATGGTCGCCCAGCACAAGCTGAATCTTGTGCCAGTCGCCGTAAAAATACTCCTGCAACAACGGGATAATAGTATCCCGGAACACAATCGCTAGGGTATCGAGCGAGTCGACACCCATCAGGTACGCATGACCAATCTGATGGTCGCGGTCGTAAAGGTATTCGATGCGCTCGTTGAGGGTTCGCAGCAGGGCCGCCAAATCGACTCCGTCGACCGTACCCAGCAGGGCAGGGTTGGGCAACACCTCCCGGAAGCTAAACCGTCGGCGTAAGGCTAGGTCGAGTAGGGCAATAGAGCGGTCGGCGGTGTTCATCGACCCCACAATGTACAGGTTGGCAGGCACCCCAAAGCGCTCCTGCGAGTAGGGCAGGGTGAGCCAGAGTTCCTGTTCATGCCCAAGTCGTTTGCCCTCTTCCAGCAGGGTAATCAGCTCGCCCAGTACCCCGGCAATATTGGCCCGGTTTATCTCGTCGATGAGCAACACGTGCGGAGGTGCCTCCCGGAATCGCCGTTGCCGGTTGGCGGGGGTATCGTTCAGGCAGTCGGCCATGGTTGCGTAGCCCGCCAGTTGCAGAGCGGTGAGGCAGGCCCGGTGAAAAATACCTTTACGGACTCGGTAGGCTACCTGTCCCTGAAGCGTTTCGGGCCGAATCCCCTCCACAAACTCTTCGTAGCTGTACGAGGCATGAAACGTAACAAAATCGGCCCGTTGCCGGGTGGCGGTGGCGGTATGCAGCCAGTTGTGCTGTAACGAAAAGGTTTTCCCCGTACCCGGTGGGCCGTACAGAATAAGGTTACGCGGCTGATTGAGGGGCTGAACGGGCTCGGTCGGCTCCTCGGTTCCGTAGCCGACGGTGGTTTCTTCAACCCGATTGTCGAGTTCGGGCAGGCCGGCCAGTTGCCGGATCGCGTTGAACTGCTCGGGCGTCAGCTCCCAATTGGTCATGCCCTGCGGATTTTCAAAAATCCGCAACGGAGCCAGCAGCGGATGCTCACGTAACTGCGCCCGGCCAACGGGGTTGTCGAGCAGTTTTTCGTCGAACAGATACTCAACGGCCAGTCGCTCACCCGTAAACCGGTCGGGCGAGCGTACGTACGCCGATGGCGACTCGGCCGCGCGAACCGTTGGGTCAGACGTGACGGTGCCAAACGCGTAGATACCGCTCTGCGCCCCCGATACCAGCACAGCAAACCGGTCGCCCGAGCGCATCAGGGCTTTGTTGACCTGACTCACCCGAAACGTGCCGCCCAGCTCGCCTGCTATTTCAGCGGCCATATCGTAATATTTGGGGTACGCATGAAACACCCAATACCGAACGGGACCGGCGTTTTGCCCGTACCGAAACGTTTGGTTCAGCAGGCTTTCCCGAACGGCATCGTCCTCGGCCATGTCGTACAGGGCCGGGTTGTGCACGGCTTTGTGCGGCCCCCGGCGGGCGGTTTCGGTTAGTTCGACGAGGCAGTCCTGCCAGCAACGTTGCAGGGCAATATTTTGCAGGAGATGCCCGTCCGACTCACCCAGCACGGCATAGGCATACGGCGAATTGTCGGAAAGCGGGATAAACGAAACCTCTTCAGCTTCGATCCGGTCCTGACATTCTCGTTTAATAAGCAGCCGAAACTCAGCCTCGCTGTTGCGGGCGCGCAGCAGGCGCAGAGCCGGAAAAAAATTGATGTTGGCCGTCAGGTCATTGTCGCGCCCAACCACAAACGCGAGCCGGGCATCGCCATTGGGCAGGTTGACCACATCGATCAGTTCTTTCAACAGGCCGAAAAACCGTCGGATAGCTTCGGGCTGCCCAATGGCCCGCATGCGGTCGGTCAGAAGTTGCTGGTGGTCTTCGGCAATCATGCAAGGAGTAGACTCAGGATGGCTAAAATACGACTTTTTCGCCGGAATCTATTGATTGCACCCGCCGAAGGCTGTAGATTTAGGCTGATAAAACCAACGCCGGTTTGTCGGTCAGCCCCTTCGTTTAAGGGCTTTTCTGCACAGGTCGGCCAACTACCCGAACTGCTCGTTGTGATGACCTGCCGCCTTTCTCTACTAACGATTTTTTGCCTTTTGCTGTGGGTTGGATGTACAGACAAGCCCAACCCGGCACCGGTTAGGTGCGCTGTAGTGAGTGTGGCCGATCAGCTCGACGCGGGTGGCCGCCTGACCGATCAGATGCTGCGGTCGTTTACCTACACGGCTGGGCAACTTACTCAACTCGCCGAACGCAATACCGACCGCCAACTGGCTCTGACGGTTGAATACGGGGCCAACGGGCAGTTGCTGCGGGCATCGACGGGTAGTTTTACGATTGCGTTTGATTACACGTCGGGGCAGGCGTTTCCCAGTCGCGCTACGTCTATTCAGGGAGGGAATCCGCAGGCGGTTTATGACCTGGCCTACTCGGCCAATAACAAACTGGCGCGGGTGTTTGAAAATCGGCAGGTGTTGGCCCCCAACTCGCTTGTACGCTCGCGGGAGTACCTGTTTACCTACGATGATAACGGTAATATGATCACCGAAAAACTGAAATCAACGCTGAACGATAGATCAACCGTTGAGCAGGAAACCGATTTTACTTATGGCACTGGTATGGGGCCCATGGCCAACTTTTCCCAGCCCGTGCTGCTCACGGTGGCTTCGCTGAGCCAATACGTCGAAACCATGCCAGGGCAATTCTGGCAGCAGCGGATCTTGAAAGAGTACAAGACTTACAATGCCCGAAACGGCGTGCGGAGTGCCGTGCGCGAAACCGCCACGTTTACGCCCGCCCTCGACGGTGATAACCGCCTGATTGGGCAGGAGCAAAATACGGTAAGCACGACCAGCAGTGGTCAGACGTTTACGCGTCGAAACAAACTGACCTTCGCGTATCAATGTCAGTAGGCAGATTTAAGCCAGGGCATCGTACAAAATCTCGGCGGGGTGTTGTGCTTTACGGCCCGTTCCGTCTTTGATCTGATGGCGGCACGATGTTCCCGGTGCGGCAATGAGCACATCGTCGGCTGAGGCCCGAACCGCCGGAAAAAGCACCAACTCTCCAATCTGCATCGATAGCTCGAAATGCTCGGCTTCGTAACCAAACGACCCCGCCATACCGCAACAGCCCGATGGAATCAGTTGCGTACTGTAGTTTTTGGGCAGCGACAGAATTTTACGGACCGGCACCAGACTCGATAGGGCTTTTTGGTGACAGTGGCCGTGAATCTTCACCATTCGGGTATCGGTTCGGAACTGCTCAGGGCGCACCCGTTTGGCGTCGGCTTCGCGGGCCAGCCACTCCTCAAACAGATATGTGTGTTGGGCAATCCGTTGGGCGTCGGCTTTCAGTTCAGACGGTACCAGGTCGGGGTATTCGTCGCGGAAGGTCAGAATAGCCGACGGTTCGAGGCCCACAAGGGGCGTTTGCTCCGAAACCGAGTCGCGCAACAGAGTCACATTCCGAATGGCAAGTTTACGGGCGTCGTCGACTAAGCCTTTGGACAGATACGTTCGGCCACTTTCGGCCGTTTTGGGTATCTGCACGGTGTAGCCCAACCGTTCGAGTAGCTTCACGGCTTTCTGCCCAACTTCCACATCGTTGAAATCGGTAAACTCGTCAATATAGAGCAGGATAGAAGGGTTACCGGCGTCCGTTTTCTGGCGCTCGCTTTGGCTCCACTTCTTTACGGTTTGGCCCGCCAGCCGGGGCATGGTACGGTCGGGGTGGAAACCCACGAGCCGGTTAGCGAGTCGGCGGAGGGCGGGTCTGTCGTAAATGGCATTGTACGCCCAGGGGGCCAGGCTCGCCAGCGACATCAGCCGGGTGAAGTTGCCCACCAGCCGGGCCCGCAGCGGCACTCCCTTTTGGTGATACTGCTGCTGGGTAAACTCGGCCTTCATCCGGGCCATATCCACGCTGCTGGGGCACTCGGCCTTACAGGCTTTGCACGACAGGCAGAGGTCGAGTACTTCCTTAACTTCCTCAAAATCATGTGCCGACGGTTGCTGGGTGTCGGTGTAAAAATGCCGCAACATGTTGGCGCGGGCCCGTGTGGTGTCGCGCTCGCGCCGGGTAGCCATGTAGCTGGGGCACATAGTACCGCCCGAAAGGTGCGTTTTGCGGCAATCGCCCGAACCGGAGCATTTTTCAGCCAGCTCGAGTAGGCCCCCATCGCGCGAGAAATCAAACACTGTAGCGGGCTGCGGCACAACCCGGTCGGCCTCGTACCGCAGAAAGGCGTTCATCGGGGGCGTATCGACTACTTTGCCGGGGTTAAAAATACCCGCTGGGTCCCACAGGTTTTTGAGGGCGCGACAGAGTTCATAATTGGCCTCGCCGAGCATAAACGGAATAAACTCACCCCGGAGCCGCCCATCGCCGTGTTCGCCCGAAAGGGCTCCGCCGTACTTTTTGACTAATGCGGCCGTATCGGCCAATAACGCCCGGAATTTGGCCTGCCCTTCGCTCGAT
It includes:
- a CDS encoding tetratricopeptide repeat protein is translated as MSSLFFWKEWSRTYRLPYLNSLFFLSLSLILFGVAWYRGVANVVQWDVLSELIDLPTTIRTLTDGLFDYNVPGKAYAVSEQFVASVMQVHPWMATTLLGALLIGFAGVLSAATRLSRVPFLAIMTAFILVLAVCRFETLEIPGLDGQYVFGILAFVLGSVAYYFHAFRTDIPMPARFGVFGLLLIGLFFGLGALSPVPHPALTAVSYGMPAFMLVSVGFILFIAFEIIAGLVWVTSANLAPAVGNPETRRTFGLRNFVLLTSLYLVNLLLVWLQNTKTLELGWLTVSPFLIYVTSLLLGVWGYRRQVEQQEDVPFAESGAFLYAGLGLIATSTIAYAFATANDPVVEMFEDAIVYSHLAMGTAFVLYVLYNFRQLFAKGLAVHRVLYKPKQAGLTVFRLGGLVVFGALLGGANLFPVRQAITGYYNGLGDLYAASGQLTSAQAFYQLGVEQEFQNHKSNYALASLALRNNEPGKAAFFFNQALLKQPSPQAFAALSSTYQQTNLFFEAIKALQRGLGQFPKSGELQNNLGYLYSRTSIADSAYYYFQTAVANTSRNEVPEANLLGLYARNPQVLATDSTLARQTDRYTYESYEANALAIKLVARRDTAGLAPPTWLADEPPVADSLLLTEGPAGLSVGRFASLYNYALASARPDSLLLQTLQQRGRQVSNQDFADDLLLAQAMVAYRSGRPADTFTLLSQLADGSPRTAEGYRTALGLLLMDSGLYPKANQMLELNTDTLSMYYRALTLTKMGDLVAAQSLWETAGRNDAGVAGLKQILYQERPPVSDLEKAFYVSYRTDDPNRGRYWETIRNTDLKTVSGATLIEEYLATRQPFYAQMILSQMGKPEQLSPFALSLENLSALRITVFRNKLPAADSMSRGFFALPHQAERQFLLGTVLARNQKTTEADRAFAEALRLAPLDAQIATGAARFWQQQKQTGRAYRAVVGVLDYNAREPELWKTYISLCLDQRLTDYAEDALPQLQGATSPADYQAFLADYQQKLTSIEKQRQAF
- a CDS encoding ABC transporter ATP-binding protein: MNIIETRNIAKRYVMGSEVIEALKSVTIDVKKGEYVAFMGPSGSGKSTLMNIVGCLDTPTSGSYVLNGKDVSNMSENELAEVRNQEIGFVFQTFNLLPRQTSLENVALPLIYAGYTKSQRIEKAMLALKNVGLENRAGHRPNELSGGQRQRVAVARALVNDPSILLADEPTGNLDTKTSYEIMDLFDQIHSKGNTVIMVTHEEDIAEYAHRIVRLRDGLVESDRANEHVRKARSFMGA
- a CDS encoding GDSL-type esterase/lipase family protein, with product MHRQTIAKSIRTGLGISARSLSTLLRLCAVWVLFSYTTMEPSAPHTFSILSLGDSYTIGESVAPKDRWSVQLAGMLRNQGVDVADPDIIARTGWTTDELQAAIRASGNTKTYDYVSLLIGVNNQYRGQSLEKYRTEFRQLLQTAMTFAKGNPGRVFVLSIPDWGRSAFARGRDREQIAREIDAFNAVAKDECSKVGIVFIDITPVSRAAEGDASQFADDGLHYSGKHMKGWAELALPVVKSLK
- a CDS encoding APC family permease is translated as MTKRTSLLKLLGVGFGIAVTIGGTIGTGILRKPGPIAQQLGDPTLIIAVWLLVGVYALVGSLSVIELGTMLPKAGAWYVYARRAFGDYVGFVIGISSWLGSISAMAFGASVMSEYIGLLVPSLAGSLKPVAIGILALFVGFHWIGVGVASRAQEIMSFFKAVGLLLFVVACFAFTPESAGVAGPVTVQPLAQQGVWVGLLAALQAVFYTYDGWHTAAYFAEEDVNPNQNLPRSMISGVLLIIGIYLLVNLALLHVLPMEQLANSKLPAADAIQLLFGPGSAQVVTFLLMISIMGIINAQIMFNPRVIFAMARDGLFFKSFVSVNAGGTPGLAMILTAAMSVLMILTNTYAKLSDIATFFFVTCYAAGFASLIRLRKTEPELSRPVKAWGYPFSTWTLLVVSILFLVGAVFGDPTGSMYALLFVALSYPVYRLIRQ
- a CDS encoding galactitol-1-phosphate 5-dehydrogenase is translated as MKALVLNQYKQLDYQEMPVPKPGPGEVLIRVQAVGICGSDVHGMDGSSGRRMPPIIMGHEASGIIAELGPDVHEWAVGDRVTFDSTVYKLDDWYSRRGMYNLSDDREVVGVSTPNFRRHGAFAEFVTVPQHIMYRIPDNVTFTQAAMVEPVAVALHALSLTPLQLNDSAVVVGAGMIGLFVIQALKLAGAAPIIAIDLDDDRLALALKLGATHTFNARTETDLAARVKQLTHGRGADVAFEVVGANATINTAIACVRKGATITLVGNLTPTVEIPMQKIVTEQLRLQGSCAINGEYEASLALISSGKIDVGAILSAEVPLSEGAAWFDRLYSHEKGLMKVVLKP
- a CDS encoding McrB family protein; protein product: MIAEDHQQLLTDRMRAIGQPEAIRRFFGLLKELIDVVNLPNGDARLAFVVGRDNDLTANINFFPALRLLRARNSEAEFRLLIKRECQDRIEAEEVSFIPLSDNSPYAYAVLGESDGHLLQNIALQRCWQDCLVELTETARRGPHKAVHNPALYDMAEDDAVRESLLNQTFRYGQNAGPVRYWVFHAYPKYYDMAAEIAGELGGTFRVSQVNKALMRSGDRFAVLVSGAQSGIYAFGTVTSDPTVRAAESPSAYVRSPDRFTGERLAVEYLFDEKLLDNPVGRAQLREHPLLAPLRIFENPQGMTNWELTPEQFNAIRQLAGLPELDNRVEETTVGYGTEEPTEPVQPLNQPRNLILYGPPGTGKTFSLQHNWLHTATATRQRADFVTFHASYSYEEFVEGIRPETLQGQVAYRVRKGIFHRACLTALQLAGYATMADCLNDTPANRQRRFREAPPHVLLIDEINRANIAGVLGELITLLEEGKRLGHEQELWLTLPYSQERFGVPANLYIVGSMNTADRSIALLDLALRRRFSFREVLPNPALLGTVDGVDLAALLRTLNERIEYLYDRDHQIGHAYLMGVDSLDTLAIVFRDTIIPLLQEYFYGDWHKIQLVLGDHKAWGKTPEQRLIWVKKQYTPALARELFGENPNEMDEVVTYEINPHLTAGEFGQVPKEAFIFIYQKPMSERVKE